A DNA window from Bradyrhizobium sp. CCBAU 53421 contains the following coding sequences:
- a CDS encoding TIGR02186 family protein yields the protein MRRRAALAIMGLVAAGLAAVPARAERLIVSVSNHRVTVTPNYSGGELVLFGSVEKDDKTPANRGNYDLVVTVSGPRADMVTRRKERRFGIWINTDSRQFLQVPGYLALFSNRPFDQIASPEVQRRQQLGLNNVLLMQRVGPDYADVVPNDPFRSAFVRLRSEHGLYREATSAVTFLTPTLFRTGIPLPAEVPIGTYNVEIKLFSDGALVTKTETAFEIVKVGFEQFVATTARQNGLVYGLVTAFMALMTGWMASIVFRKD from the coding sequence ATGAGGCGGCGCGCGGCGCTCGCGATCATGGGGCTCGTCGCCGCCGGCCTGGCGGCAGTACCCGCGCGCGCCGAGCGGCTGATCGTGTCGGTCTCCAACCACCGCGTCACGGTGACGCCGAATTATTCCGGCGGCGAGCTCGTGCTGTTCGGTTCGGTCGAGAAAGACGACAAGACGCCGGCCAACCGCGGCAACTACGATCTCGTCGTCACGGTGTCGGGCCCGCGCGCCGACATGGTGACGCGGCGCAAGGAGCGCAGATTCGGCATCTGGATCAACACCGATTCGCGCCAATTCCTGCAGGTGCCGGGCTATCTCGCACTGTTCTCCAATCGCCCGTTCGACCAGATCGCCTCACCGGAGGTGCAGCGGCGGCAGCAGCTCGGGCTCAACAACGTGCTCTTGATGCAGCGGGTCGGGCCTGACTATGCCGACGTGGTGCCGAACGATCCGTTCCGCAGCGCCTTCGTCCGGCTGCGCTCCGAGCACGGGCTGTACCGCGAGGCAACATCGGCGGTGACGTTTCTCACGCCGACCCTGTTCCGCACCGGCATTCCGCTGCCGGCGGAGGTGCCGATCGGCACCTACAATGTCGAGATCAAGCTGTTCTCCGACGGCGCGCTGGTGACCAAGACCGAGACCGCCTTCGAGATCGTCAAGGTCGGCTTCGAGCAGTTCGTCGCCACCACCGCGCGGCAGAACGGCCTGGTCTACGGCCTCGTCACCGCGTTCATGGCGCTGATGACCGGCTGGATGGCCTCGATCGTGTTCCGCAAGGATTGA
- a CDS encoding aspartate aminotransferase family protein, giving the protein MAGNDDKSFWDRARRHLIRYGGTFAPVIIERASGSFVYDADGRAILDFTSGQMSAVLGHGHPEIVQTISEHAERLDHLFSGMLTRPVVALAEKLAELLPPGLDRVMLLSTGGESNEAAIKMAKLATGGFETVAFAQSWHGMTSGAAGTTYSAGRKGYGPAPVGSLAIPTPNLYRPRFGHAADWRAELAYAFDLVDRQSTGSLACMIAEPILSSGGLIDLPEGYLAALKELCRARGMLLIVDEAQTGLGRTGAMFAFERDRVVPDILTLSKTLGAGLPLAAVITSAEIEERCHERGFLFYTTHVSDPMPAAVGLKVIEIILRDRLTERAGIAGARLRDGLLALQNRFECIGDVRGRGLMQGIEIVRDRFSKEPDEALGSLVSQRCMELGLSTNIVQLPGMGSVFRIAPPLTISDDEIDLGLSILSDAFASTLQQRRD; this is encoded by the coding sequence ATGGCCGGAAATGACGACAAATCCTTTTGGGATCGTGCGCGGCGTCACCTCATTCGCTATGGCGGGACGTTCGCGCCCGTCATCATCGAGCGCGCTTCCGGATCCTTCGTCTATGACGCCGACGGCCGTGCCATCCTGGATTTCACGTCCGGGCAGATGAGCGCCGTGCTCGGTCACGGTCACCCGGAGATCGTCCAGACCATCAGCGAGCATGCCGAGCGGCTCGACCATCTGTTCAGCGGCATGCTGACGCGCCCGGTCGTCGCGCTCGCCGAAAAGCTCGCGGAGCTTTTGCCGCCGGGGCTTGATCGCGTCATGCTGCTGAGCACGGGCGGCGAGTCGAACGAGGCTGCGATCAAGATGGCCAAGCTCGCCACCGGCGGCTTCGAGACTGTTGCGTTCGCGCAGTCCTGGCACGGCATGACATCGGGTGCGGCCGGGACCACCTATTCGGCCGGCCGCAAAGGCTATGGTCCGGCGCCGGTCGGCTCGCTCGCGATCCCGACACCGAATCTCTATCGCCCCCGCTTCGGTCATGCGGCCGATTGGCGGGCCGAGCTGGCCTACGCCTTCGATCTCGTCGATCGCCAATCGACCGGCTCGCTCGCCTGCATGATCGCCGAGCCGATCCTGAGCTCCGGCGGGCTGATCGATCTGCCCGAGGGCTACCTCGCCGCGCTGAAGGAGCTGTGCCGCGCGCGGGGCATGCTGCTGATCGTCGACGAGGCACAGACCGGCCTCGGCAGGACCGGCGCCATGTTCGCGTTCGAGCGTGATCGTGTCGTGCCTGACATCCTGACCTTGTCGAAGACGCTCGGCGCGGGACTGCCTCTGGCAGCGGTCATCACGTCAGCCGAGATCGAGGAGCGCTGTCACGAGCGTGGTTTCCTGTTCTACACGACGCATGTGTCGGACCCGATGCCGGCCGCGGTCGGACTGAAGGTGATCGAGATCATCCTGCGCGACAGATTGACCGAGCGCGCTGGGATCGCGGGCGCGCGGCTGAGGGACGGGCTGCTTGCGCTTCAGAACCGGTTCGAATGCATCGGCGACGTCCGCGGCCGAGGACTGATGCAGGGCATCGAGATCGTGCGCGACCGCTTCAGCAAGGAGCCCGACGAAGCGCTCGGATCGCTTGTGTCGCAGCGCTGCATGGAGCTCGGACTGAGCACCAACATCGTGCAGCTGCCCGGGATGGGCAGCGTATTCCGCATTGCTCCGCCGCTGACGATCAGCGACGATGAGATCGATCTCGGTCTTTCGATCCTGAGCGACGCGTTCGCGAGCACGTTGCAGCAGAGGCGTGATTGA
- a CDS encoding sulfite exporter TauE/SafE family protein has protein sequence MQLYLPIADIPVNVFLILAMGAAVGFVSGMFGIGGGFLMTPLLIFVGIAPAVAVASVASHIAASSFSGAISYWRRRAIDPLLAAVLLVGGTLGTTLGVWTFTFLRSLGQLDLMIALSYVILLTTVGGLMFWEGLRAMLRARGGRPVALRKPGSHGWIHGLPLKLRFKRSKIYLSVIPVVVIGLVIGFIGAVMGIGGGFILVPLMIYVLRVPTSTVIGTSMVLTLVTMVFATMLHAVTNHLVDAVLALILMIGGVTGAQFGARAGQKIRGEHLRLLLGLLVLAVGIRFAVELVIRPQDLFSIRETGGAPP, from the coding sequence GTGCAGCTCTATCTCCCGATCGCCGACATTCCGGTCAATGTCTTCCTCATCCTGGCGATGGGCGCGGCGGTTGGTTTCGTCTCCGGCATGTTCGGAATCGGCGGCGGCTTCCTGATGACGCCGCTCTTGATCTTCGTCGGCATCGCGCCCGCGGTCGCGGTCGCCTCGGTGGCGAGCCACATCGCGGCCTCCTCATTCTCCGGCGCGATCTCCTATTGGCGAAGGCGCGCGATCGACCCGCTGCTGGCGGCGGTACTGCTGGTCGGCGGCACGCTCGGTACCACGCTCGGGGTCTGGACCTTCACCTTCCTGCGCTCGCTCGGCCAGCTCGACCTGATGATCGCGCTGTCCTACGTCATCCTGCTGACCACGGTCGGCGGGCTGATGTTCTGGGAAGGTTTGCGCGCGATGCTGCGCGCCCGCGGCGGCCGCCCGGTCGCGCTGCGCAAGCCCGGCAGCCATGGCTGGATCCACGGCCTGCCGCTAAAGCTGCGCTTCAAGCGCTCCAAGATCTACCTCTCGGTCATCCCGGTCGTCGTGATCGGGCTCGTGATCGGCTTCATCGGCGCTGTCATGGGCATCGGCGGCGGCTTCATCCTGGTGCCGCTGATGATCTATGTGCTGCGGGTGCCGACCTCGACCGTGATCGGCACCTCGATGGTGCTGACCCTCGTCACCATGGTGTTCGCCACCATGCTACACGCGGTGACCAACCATCTGGTCGACGCCGTGCTGGCGCTGATCCTGATGATCGGTGGCGTCACCGGCGCGCAGTTCGGCGCCCGCGCCGGCCAGAAGATCCGCGGCGAGCACCTACGCCTCCTGCTCGGCCTGCTCGTGCTCGCGGTCGGCATCCGTTTTGCGGTCGAGCTGGTGATCCGGCCGCAGGACCTGTTCAGCATCCGCGAAACCGGCGGAGCCCCACCATGA